The Verrucomicrobiota bacterium DNA segment CGAGTATGATGCCCGCCACTCGAGAAAATTTGTAGTCACTTCGCCTTTAGAAAAGTGCGCATCGCGGCTTCCCGCGCCGGAGAGGCCCATCTGCTTCAAATTTGCAATTGTCCTCATCCTCAATGTTTAATCGAAGCGCTGCCACCGAATCATTGCGCCCGAACTCGATAGAATCGTTTGCTGGTGGCATTGGCCGGAGCGCTGAAGGTATGGGTGCTTCCGTCTCCAGCAAACCCCGTCACCCCCTGTGTCCAACTGTCTGCGATCGCATCCTTGTAATCCACATAGTAAGTGTAGCCAAAAAGAGTGGGGTACGAGAATGTGACATTCGTGCCAGCCACTTGCGGGTTGAGGATGAGTTGGCTCGTTAACGGCAAGACCGGGCGATCCAGATAGGCCTTCACTGAAGCTCCACTGGCCGCATTGATCAACGTTGACACTCCGGTGGTGCGATCAACTGAGTACCATTCGATATCGCAAGGTCCGGCGTCTTGGAAGAAAATCAACCGGAAAGGATAAACGCCATTGGCCTGGACCATAAAATCAAACTCTGTCGTAGCGGTTCCATTGTCAAAGTTAGGTGTTTCAAAAATACCCAACGTCAAAAAGGCGCCGGCGCGGCTGAAATACGGGCCGGCCGAGAGTTTGAAGCCATCGTTCCTGCGCACACCAAACCGATGCAGTCCAGCGGACAATTCGAGGTTCGCGGTCACGGCCATAGCGATATGCCTACGAGCGCCGGGACCGATGCAAGGGAACGGGCCGTCACCGGGGAACGAGCCTCGGTCCGCGGAGTCATTGCTGTAATTGATGACCAGAGTTTCCGAGAAGATGCCGACCGGATCGCAACCGGTCGCGTTATTCACATAGGGCTGGCCAGTAGCCACATCATTCAGCAGGTAGCCGACCTGGTCTTCCGCCCGAGTCGCGTTGTTCAGGAAAAGGAAGTCCTGTGCTTCCTCATGATAGTGGATTGCGACATTGAATCCGTTGGTCAGACCAGAACCGGGCGCCGTGGCCCATGCGGCAAGCAGCACCGGCAGATTGGCCACCCTAAACGACCAGGTGTTGGTGAATAGTCGCGTGCCATCGCCGAAGACCAGGCGGTTGGTGTGCAGTGAATTAAGGGTCAACTGGCTTGGCGGCTGATACGTAATCGACGCCCCGGCTGCGTTGCTGCTGATGATAGCCGAGCCAGTCACATCGACGGCGTCGAATTGGTAGTTGATCGTGTTAGTTACAACCGCCGTGTCGCGATTTACAATCCCGATCACGATTAGCGCATCTGGCAACCCGTTGGTTGAATTCGGCGCAGGCGACGTGAAGCCCACAACGGGCGGATTCGTGACTGCGCTGACGAGGGGCACGAGGACAAGATAATTCTCCTGGAGATCCAAACTGGCGTCCGGAGCGGTCAACCGCAGAGTTTGGACGCCAGACAAGTTGACCACGAGATTGCTGCCGAAGGCATCTCTCAGCCGTGCGTAAGTGTGAGCACCACCACTGTTTGGGACCGGGAACGTGCCCAAGAAAGCTGTGGTCTGATTGGGCTGGGTGCGATCTCCCGTGACGAGGTCTAATCGGACTGACTGCGCCACTGTGCTGGCGAAACGCAAATAAACATCATATTTTCCAGTTGGGAAGGTCCGTGTATAGTTCTGCCATTCACCTTGCTCTACGGAAGCAACATCATAATCGTTGGCGCTGGCAGCAGTAAACTTGGCGCGCGCGGTGTCAGCACTCAACGCCGTGTCCACCGCGTCTGACCCGCGATAAGCGCCCAGGGTTGAAGGAGTGACATCGTGGAAATCCACCTCCGGCGTGCCGACGGCGTTTGCATAACCGTTGGGCGCGGGGTTGTCCATGAAGTTGCCGTTATTGGTGTTGTAATCTTCCGCTTCGATGACCAACGCGCTTGGCTCAGTGAAGGTGTCGAACAACAGGGGAAAACTAACTAATTGGCCAGCGGAGTCCTGTACTGTAATTCGTCCGGAGTAAACCGTGTTATTCACCAAACCATTATAGGTCGCGGTAACATTGGACGTACCGCCCCCAGTGACGATCAGGCCGCCGCCGACATTGACTCCATTCAAAATGAGGTTGACACCCGAGGAGGCAATGGTGTTGGACCCAAACGATGTCGCGGTGAAGGTAACATTGCTGCTGATGGGCCAGAACAGGTTCCCTTGGGAAGGAGAATTTGGGGAAACGTCAGTGATGGAAGGCGGGAGACCTCCCGAGCCGGGCGGAAAAACCGCCGCGAATTTATAAGCTAAAAAGTCGATATCGACGCAGCCGCTTTGCGCAGTTTGTGTCATGCCCATTTCGATGTGGTTGGGCCCTCCGCCACCGGCTTGCCCCGACGCACTGGCTGCGGTCACATGGAAGATTTGGGCATTTACAGATCCGTTTGTGTAAACGAAGAGCACATGGGTGCCTAGGGCTGAGGGGTCCCTCTGCACTACAATCCAGAATTCATTCCAATCCGTCGGGTCAAGCGGTAGGAACTGCGCTGGCGATTCATTGAAGTCGATGTTGTTATTCGGCGCAGTTCCATTGAGTCCGTTTACCATAAGGCCCTGGAAGTTGGCTTTCGGAACTGCAGTAAGGCCACCGAGCGTGTCGTTGCTCGTAACCAAAGAAAAGCCGAGCTTTCCTATCGCCGCTTGATGAGGGTTGAAAAAGCCATTGGAGTCATCGGCAATCAAGTAACCATCCCCACCGGCAGGATAGGGTTGAGGACCGCTCCCGCTCTCGCCGTTGGGATAAAGAGGATCCAATGGCTGAGTCGTCTTGGCCGGGGTGGGAACTCGAGCGCGAAAAGTAATCGTGAACCCATCATCCAGGAAGGTATCCGGGGCACCTTCATCCGTCATGTCGTGGACGAATGCGATCTTGCGATTACTTGGCCCTCCCAAACTACATCCGTCGCATCCATTATTGGTTAAAGTAGAATACTGAGGCGGGTTGCCCGTGTCCTGAATCCGCAGATAGGTCACGTTACTTCCTGGATAGGTCAGGTCACCTTCAATGTAGGTCCCCACGCCCCCCGGCTTGTTGGTGGTGGCAATTGTTGGGCCAAGGGGGGACCCATCCCATTCACTCGTGCCAATGCTTCGGTTCCAAGTTCCATCCAGAGAATCGAAGACTCCAGTCCCGAAGGCTGCAGCATCGCCAGTCAGAGTATAAGTCCAACCGCCGGGTGGAGCGGGATAAGCAAGACCGGCTTTAACGGACTGGCTGGTGATCGTAAGGCCGAGGAGAATCAAAGAGTGGTAGAATATTCTTTTCATAAGTTTTGCGCGGATGATACTGAAACCAATCACAACCAGCAATTGAAGGAGGCGATTTTTCATACAATTTACGCTGTTAGGGTTAATGGTTAGGTAGTAAATGCACCAAGCATGCCGTCCCGCGAATCACAGAAAAAACGTGGATTAACCGAATGCACAAACTGGTCATACCACTTTTATCGTCGGCTCAGTCAGTATTGTCAATAAAGAATCTTCGAAAGAAAATCGTCCACGAAAAACTCTCTTTGGCGTCGAACGTGATTCGAAGCTGGAAAACGAAAGAATTGCCAACGGTTCGGCTGACATGTAAACAAGCGCTGTTCCGTTACCAAGATGAAACACGTGCAGGCATCCAGCTCAAGAACCAAAGCCGGCCAACGGCGGCGGCCAGTGATTGAAAAAGTCTGCGCCGATTTAACCAAACGCATCCAGGAGGCGATCAGGAAAGGACAGGTGTGGCTGCCGACCGAGCGAGAACTGGCCGTAAAGCTGGGCGTGAGTCGAACCGTCCTGCGCGAAGCCACGAAGCGGCTGGAATCGCAAGGGCTCCTTCAGATCGAGCATGGGAGAGGGTTGAGAGTGGTGGATCATCTGCACAATCCGCTGACAAAGTCTATTTCCTTGCGTCTGCCTGATCGGCTCACACGTCTCGAACAACTTGCGGAAGTGAGGCTTTTTTTGGAACCGGAAATTGCCCGTCTGGCCGCGCTCCGCCTCAAGCCAGAGGACTTGGCTGCGTTGAAAGCAAATCAGGAGGGCCTCAGGAAGGCGACAACGACGGAAGAGGCGGTGACGTTTGATGCGGGTTTTCATCAGGTCCTGGTACGGTCTGCGGGCAACCAGATTCTGCGGTTGCTCTTGGAGGCCTTGGCAGATTCGAGCCGGGAGAGCAGGATTGCCACAGGACCATGCTTCGGCGACGAGGGGGCCCATATGCAGCATGAGAAGATCGTGGCCGCATTGGAGCGAAGGGATGCCGACGGGAGCGCGGAAGCCATGCGTGAACATATTCACCATGTGCTGCGCGATTTGGAGCAGTTGCGCCGCATGCAGGCTGTAGGTTAATTAGCCCGACTTTCGCAAGCCTTGAGTCGGTAGGGGCGCGACCCAAGGAGCGCGAACTTCAGTCCGCAAAAGGGCACGCATTTTTGCAGCGTGAGAAAAATTTCATTCATCATGGCCAGCCATCGTGTGTCACACGGCAAATTGGATCGCAACGAGCAACGGCTGGCTCGATGAAGTCTCGCTCGATTATCGCGTATGCCTTTTTACTTGATCCAGTTGAGCGGAGGCAATTCGTTCAGGTCGATGATGGCGATGGTTTCGTGGGTGTGGCCAGTGTGAAATTGCACGTAGCGTCCGAGCCGATCGAAGGAAGCGTGGGCATGGACCGTGCGGACCGTGTCACGAATGCCGGTGGCCAACAGGCGCGTGTTGCCCGTGGCGGTTTCCATCAGCCAAAGTCGTCCCTGCATATCGTCGAGTACGAGGAGTCTTCCATCGGGTCGGGCGGCAGTGTGCCAGTAGTGTCCTTCGCGCACCATGCGCGCGGTGCCATCTTTCTTGACCAGCATGACGCCCAGTTTGTCGTTGATCATGGTCATGTCGCCGGTGTCTTTCACCCACGACTCGTGCGTGACCCATTCCTTGAGCGGCGTGAACCAGGTTTTGGGGTCGGTGCGAACGTAAAACGGACGATTGCCGCTGCCATCCTCGTTGACAATCCAGGAACGTTGCGGCGCGTAGCCGCTAGAATCCCAAGCGTAAAAGATGAGCGGATCAGTAGGACTGTGCTGCACGTGGCCGATGCGGAAGCCTTGCGTGACCACAGTGCGATACTCGCCGGTCTCGGTGTTCATCAGTCCGATCTCCCAGTTGGCGTCATCACGTTGTTTGCCGAGCGCGAGCCATTTGCCGTCGCCGCTGAGCGTGGGCTGCTGGAAGCCGCCGACATGTGGCTCCGGGATTTCGCCTACCTTGCGCGTGGTGACATCGAGGATGTCCAGTGCGATCACCTCCGCGCCGCGCAGGTGGTAGAGTCGGCGGGCGTTCGTGTGATCGAGGCAGCCGGTGCCGGCGTTTACCTGCGGATCGTCAGTGAGCTGCACGAGGCGGCCGGTCTCGACCTCGGCACGGAAAAGCTGCCAGGAGCCGGTGCGGTTCGAGAGGAAGATCAGGTAGCGATTGTCAGCAGTGAAATTGGAGAAATGGTAATAGAGATTGTTGGCAGCATTGGTGCCTTTGGTGAGTTCCCACACGCGGACACCCGTGACTGGATCAAGGCAGGCTTCGCGTTCGACCCCCCAATCCTTGCCGGCTTTCTCGTGAAGCGCAGGCGATGCAGCGATGGCGAGGTTTAAGCAGGCCGCTGTCAAACAGAGCCTGACCTTGGGATTTTGTGTCATGGTGCTGCGCCTCATTGGTGACTCCTTTTGATCTCGGCAGCGTGATCGTTGAAATAGGCGTTCGGCTGCGCGGAGTAACAGATCGTGGCCGGAGCGGCGCGAAGCGCGACTGCGGTGCAGAGAAGAAAAACACTGCCAAAGACGCGGATGCCCTTAGCGTGGGTTTCGTAAGTGTCGCCACCTTTGCCGCCAACGGCCGGATTCGCTTTCGGCGGACGGTTCGTGGTTTGGCTAAAAGCTGGGAAGCCACACGCCAGCGAGAAAAGGCTCGCGGTGGTGCTGGCTGATTTCAGAAACCGGCGACGGGAAATCGCCTCGGTCGTTTGGTCACTTTGTTTCATATCGTGTTGTGAAGTTGCGTTCTGTTCGACATGCTACGCTGCTTTCCAACATGCCGCCAGCCTCATCACCACCGAGTGTTGCGGCGGATGAATACGGCGGATCGTCAGAATAAAAGCCGCTTTCGATTCGGCGCGCGTGCCTCGACATTGGTTTAGCAAATACCCCGCAGCTTGGTGCGGGAATACTTAAGTTGGAATCAACGAACGTCTAAATTGCCTGTACAAATAAAGCCCATAGATCTCAACGATGACGAACGAGATGGTGTCGAGCCAAGCTGCGATATTGAACTGTGCGAGTTTCCCGGCCACGATAAATGGCGTGACAAAGTTAAGGTAGTTAACCGGGAGCAACACAATAAAGGCCAGCAAGCATTTTTCGCGAAAGGATTTCTTGAACCAAGCCACACCAATATCGCCGCGCCGATAGAAATAATACAAGGGCAGGGCAATGACGAGCAGAACCGTTTGGATGGTCCGCTGCGAGGCGAACGTTTCAACGCCCAACCACGTGCAGGCAATTCTTAAGCTCCCAGCCAGGCTTTCCTGCAATCCGTAGAGAACGGCAAAATACAAGGCCGTTGCGTAAATGAGGAACTGGCCGAACTTTCCCCCTTCGTCAATAAACTCCGGACCCGGGGGAATATCGCTCTCTTGCAATTCATTTTCGGTCAACCGGCTATAAAACCAAAACAGCAAGCCGCCGATAATAAATCCACTGGAATACTCCCATAAGCTCCAGCCGGGAAGGTGCTTGAGTTCGAGAATATTCCGGCCAATGGGATGCCAGACCGCCGCCCCCGATAAACCAAGTCCAAAAATGACCATCACGCTGATGGCACGTTTTACGAAACCCCGGTCCTTGATCTCAAAATAGACATAGAGCAAAACCGGAATCACGGCCAAAGCCGTGGCGAGATT contains these protein-coding regions:
- a CDS encoding carbohydrate-binding protein gives rise to the protein MKNRLLQLLVVIGFSIIRAKLMKRIFYHSLILLGLTITSQSVKAGLAYPAPPGGWTYTLTGDAAAFGTGVFDSLDGTWNRSIGTSEWDGSPLGPTIATTNKPGGVGTYIEGDLTYPGSNVTYLRIQDTGNPPQYSTLTNNGCDGCSLGGPSNRKIAFVHDMTDEGAPDTFLDDGFTITFRARVPTPAKTTQPLDPLYPNGESGSGPQPYPAGGDGYLIADDSNGFFNPHQAAIGKLGFSLVTSNDTLGGLTAVPKANFQGLMVNGLNGTAPNNNIDFNESPAQFLPLDPTDWNEFWIVVQRDPSALGTHVLFVYTNGSVNAQIFHVTAASASGQAGGGGPNHIEMGMTQTAQSGCVDIDFLAYKFAAVFPPGSGGLPPSITDVSPNSPSQGNLFWPISSNVTFTATSFGSNTIASSGVNLILNGVNVGGGLIVTGGGTSNVTATYNGLVNNTVYSGRITVQDSAGQLVSFPLLFDTFTEPSALVIEAEDYNTNNGNFMDNPAPNGYANAVGTPEVDFHDVTPSTLGAYRGSDAVDTALSADTARAKFTAASANDYDVASVEQGEWQNYTRTFPTGKYDVYLRFASTVAQSVRLDLVTGDRTQPNQTTAFLGTFPVPNSGGAHTYARLRDAFGSNLVVNLSGVQTLRLTAPDASLDLQENYLVLVPLVSAVTNPPVVGFTSPAPNSTNGLPDALIVIGIVNRDTAVVTNTINYQFDAVDVTGSAIISSNAAGASITYQPPSQLTLNSLHTNRLVFGDGTRLFTNTWSFRVANLPVLLAAWATAPGSGLTNGFNVAIHYHEEAQDFLFLNNATRAEDQVGYLLNDVATGQPYVNNATGCDPVGIFSETLVINYSNDSADRGSFPGDGPFPCIGPGARRHIAMAVTANLELSAGLHRFGVRRNDGFKLSAGPYFSRAGAFLTLGIFETPNFDNGTATTEFDFMVQANGVYPFRLIFFQDAGPCDIEWYSVDRTTGVSTLINAASGASVKAYLDRPVLPLTSQLILNPQVAGTNVTFSYPTLFGYTYYVDYKDAIADSWTQGVTGFAGDGSTHTFSAPANATSKRFYRVRAQ
- a CDS encoding FadR family transcriptional regulator; this translates as MIEKVCADLTKRIQEAIRKGQVWLPTERELAVKLGVSRTVLREATKRLESQGLLQIEHGRGLRVVDHLHNPLTKSISLRLPDRLTRLEQLAEVRLFLEPEIARLAALRLKPEDLAALKANQEGLRKATTTEEAVTFDAGFHQVLVRSAGNQILRLLLEALADSSRESRIATGPCFGDEGAHMQHEKIVAALERRDADGSAEAMREHIHHVLRDLEQLRRMQAVG
- a CDS encoding PD40 domain-containing protein, which gives rise to MTQNPKVRLCLTAACLNLAIAASPALHEKAGKDWGVEREACLDPVTGVRVWELTKGTNAANNLYYHFSNFTADNRYLIFLSNRTGSWQLFRAEVETGRLVQLTDDPQVNAGTGCLDHTNARRLYHLRGAEVIALDILDVTTRKVGEIPEPHVGGFQQPTLSGDGKWLALGKQRDDANWEIGLMNTETGEYRTVVTQGFRIGHVQHSPTDPLIFYAWDSSGYAPQRSWIVNEDGSGNRPFYVRTDPKTWFTPLKEWVTHESWVKDTGDMTMINDKLGVMLVKKDGTARMVREGHYWHTAARPDGRLLVLDDMQGRLWLMETATGNTRLLATGIRDTVRTVHAHASFDRLGRYVQFHTGHTHETIAIIDLNELPPLNWIK